A single genomic interval of Pangasianodon hypophthalmus isolate fPanHyp1 chromosome 8, fPanHyp1.pri, whole genome shotgun sequence harbors:
- the si:ch211-170d8.2 gene encoding uncharacterized protein si:ch211-170d8.2, translated as MTPLFMVALGSLFAGVRSRALLGEAGQCGQLTAPWTDTEVTSLSGDWGLMYRLKVLPMSKDGPHRLVFPEQPLFRFIRRVYRCCQMGHHCRGVKGLQGRETAGSTVEFVLSEDVWSAPILRAEVHLHISSPQPLNVQPLLPWLEKRHLPTRYSVWWKDGVLEVRVDLLFLFQALQALRAKRGGSSVMEIRRVGGLHALRASEARPTEAQGGDGRAERPLQVPVELGLALQCSTLELNTPLPCESHGVRLLHTPFITLSYG; from the exons ATGACACCTTTATTTATGGTCGCTCTCGGGAGCCTGTTTGCGGGGGTCAGGAGTCGGGCGCTACTCGGGGAAGCGGGACAGTGCGGGCAGCTCACCGCGCCGTGGACCGACACCGAGGTCACCTCACTGTCCGGAGACTGGGGCCTCATGTACCGCCTGAAAGTGTTACCCATGTCTAAGGATGGACCGCATCGCCTGGTTTTCCCGGAGCAGCCGCTGTTCCGCTTCATTAGGCGGGTGTACAGGTGCTGTCAGATGGGCCACCACTGCCGAGGAGTTAAAGGCCTCCAGGGCCGGGAGACTGCAG GCTCCACGGTCGAGTTTGTGCTGAGCGAGGACGTGTGGTCAGCGCCGATACTGAGAGCCGAGGTTCATCTTCACATCTCCAGCCCACAGCCGCTGAACGTCCAGCCGCTGCTGCCCTGGCTCGAGAAACGCCACCTTCCTACGAG ATACAGTGTGTGGTGGAAGGACGGCGTGCTGGAGGTCAGGGTGGATCTGCTCTTCCTCTTCCAGGCTCTTCAGGCTCTCCGAGCGAAGCGTGGAGGCTCCAGCGTGATGGAGATCCGGCGTGTCGGAGGTCTGCACGCACTCCGCGCTTCGGAAGCGAGACCCACTGAGGCGCAGGGTGGAGACGGGAGGGCGGAGCGCCCCCTGCAGGTTCCTGTAGAGCTGGGCTTGGCCTTACAGTGCAGCACGCTGGAGCTGAACACACCACTGCCGTGCGAGAGCCACGGCGTACGGCTGCTTCACACACCCTTCATCACGCTCTCGTatggataa
- the hnf1a gene encoding hepatocyte nuclear factor 1-alpha — MEGGDERGMEGRVCRLSALQQQLLCSLLGSGVTREVLIQAVSELERERNRAGTGVGGGAGADRMEAAERTDGESSEDGDSDFPPPIFREIEKLPPEEAARQRAEVEQLLQEDPWRVAKMIKSYMQQHNLPQREVVEATGLNQSHLSQHLNKGTPMKNQKRAALYSWYVKKQDEISQQFTNASRGMVLGEESSEENRKGRRNRFKWGPASQQILFQAYERQKNPSKEEREGLVEECNRAECLQRGVSPSQLAGLGSNLVTEVRVYNWFANRRKEEAFRHKLALDPPYSSQSASGTEQSIPPTPTQGLKFTSSVVCEGVGAVRAVGNGDRADGGHLGTSLIQLEPSHTLLEAHQHKPVSGGGSLPPVSTLTSLHGVSHTHSGSPQGLIMASLPSVMSLGDSSLLIGLTSTQPQTVPVINNVGGGFTTLQPITFQQQLHASPQQPITQQLPSHMTPSPFMATMAPLPCHMYSKTDLTSYPSSSLLSQAMVIADSSSIGTLANLTTVRQTLSSDPEEHTNTPIQEESLHLQSSSPAPVSSSSLELYPQTQSSETHTSHLLTSSPGDIGPYIPAQMVSTAQ; from the exons ATGGAGGGAGGAGATGAGCGAGGGATGGAAGGACGAGTGTGCAGGCTTTCGGCTCTGCAGCAACAACTGCTCTGCTCTCTGCTGGGCTCCGGTGTGACCCGTGAAGTGCTGATCCAGGCCGTCAGCGAGCTGGAAAGGGAACGGAACCGAGCCGGAACCGGGGTGGGAGGTGGCGCCGGAGCAGACCGCATGGAAGCAGCGGAGCGGACGGACGGAGAGAGCTCCGAGGACGGAGACTCGGACTTCCCTCCACCCATCTTCAGGGAGATCGAGAAACTACCACCAGAGGAAGCAGCTAGGCAAAGGGCTGAGGTGGAGCAGCTGCTGCA agaggaCCCATGGCGTGTGGCGAAGATGATAAAGAGCTACATGCAGCAGCACAATCTTCCTCAGAGGGAGGTGGTGGAGGCGACGGGACTGAATCAGTCTCACCTGTCACAGCACCTGAACAAAGGTACGCCCATGAAGAACCAGAAACGGGCCGCGCTCTACAGCTGGTACGTCAAGAAGCAGGACGAGATCAGCCAGC AGTTCACCAATGCGAGTCGGGGAATGGTTCTGGGGGAGGAGTCAAGTGAAGAGAACAGGAAGGGGCGGAGAAACCGGTTTAAATGGGGCCCGGCGTCGCAGCAGATCCTGTTCCAGGCCTACGAGCGTCAGAAAAACCCGAgcaaggaggagagagagggactgGTGGAGGAGTGTAACCG agcgGAGTGTTTGCAGAGGGGCGTGTCTCCCTCACAGCTGGCCGGTTTGGGTTCGAACCTCGTGACAGAAGTTCGCGTTTATAACTGGTTCGCTAATCGCCGTAAAGAGGAAGCGTTTCGCCACAAACTAGCGCTCGACCCACCTTacagcagccaatcagcatcCGGGACAGAGCAGAGCATCCCGCCCACTCCCAcacaag gtCTGAAGTTCACTTCCTCTGTAGTGTGCGAGGGCGTAGGGGCAGTGCGGGCAGTGGGGAATGGAGACAGAGCCGATGGAGGACACCTGGGGACGAGTCTCATCCAGCTGGAGCCGAGTCACACGCTTCTGGAAGCACATCAGCACAAACCG GTATCAGGAGGAGGGTCTCTGCCGCCCGTTAGCACCCTGACCTCTCTCCACGgcgtgtctcacacacactccggcTCGCCGCAGGGCCTCATCATGGCCTCCTTACCCAGCGTCATGAGTCTGGGAGACTCGTCTCTGCTCatag GTCTCACGTCCACTCAGCCACAGACAGTTCCTGTCATCAACAACGTAGGGGGCGGGTTCACAACGCTCCAGCCAATCACCTTCCAGCAGCAGCTCCACGCATCCCCCCAGCAGCCAATCACGCAGCAGCTGCCAAGTCACATGACTCCGAGTCCGTTCATGGCCACGATGGCGCCGCTGCCCTGCCACA tgtacaGTAAGACAGATCTGACGTCGTATCCCTCCTCCAGCCTCCTGTCCCAGGCGATGGTCATCGCCGACAGCAGCAGCATCGGAACCCTCGCTAATCTCACCACCGTCCGACAG acgcTGAGCTCAGACCCTGaggaacacacaaacaccccgATCCAGGAGGAGTCACTACACCTGCAGTCCAGCTCTCCAGCaccag TGTCCTCCAGCAGTCTGGAGCTTTATCCCCAAACCCAGTCCAGCGAGACCCACACCTCCCACCTGCTCACCTCATCACCCGGAGACATTGGCCCCTACATCCCCGCACAGATGGTCTCTACCGCTcaatag
- the hps4 gene encoding LOW QUALITY PROTEIN: Hermansky-Pudlak syndrome 4 protein (The sequence of the model RefSeq protein was modified relative to this genomic sequence to represent the inferred CDS: deleted 1 base in 1 codon): protein LQTPLDLQELVCGQLAGVSRWVSEISASPVRLLRLRRSKYAIRMRDDFLWALSCVNDLPDVSACDFLDQMIDLFCFYNGSVRRSYQLHTQEELAVRWARYLSHLQGGATELHHVFTCLRTIDYTHIDPLLLMKAALILQACQRCPLVLAGCILHRGRMVTTQMSPELTMKVMVHETETYSLQVNSKPSSGRSSFLATPHSSTTTMPVFLTPSELHTLRRPLVDNSASCRSESPERPVKPRLLSRTLSDTPINDPSSSQMLTSSPDSSLSDDASFSLCPSLASMSFRSSVASQPGEGDDAAESHDHAMANEVLPFEDGEREQVDDVSAGYQNHSSSEDENLRDDEEKEEEGAGQESDVRERRSDGEEECVRGCEERDVVLEPMLLYEHRVRGLVLMLLVEPSFDTHPNAKQEVYHSSLASLNGLEAHLRTIPPPSEIPAAPYTFAHYDRIQNTLTTNMSGRSTGLQDRLFVKATALLHSHFSHEDMLQEAIIRSASCALYATRTPAQETFFVQQGAPARNSGIPNGQDSAFSLPSKARHRLLKHGVNLL from the exons ttacagactCCGTTGGATCTGCAGGAGCTGGTCTGTGGTCAGCTGGCTGGTGTGAGTCGCTGG GTGTCAGAGATTTCAGCGTCTCCCGTCCGGCTGCTCCGTCTGCGCAGGAGCAAATACGCCATCCGCATGAGAGACGACTTCCTCTGG gctctGAGCTGTGTAAATGATCTCCCGGATGTCAGTGCGTGTGATTTTCTGGATCAGATGATTGATCTGTTCTGTTTCTATAACGGTTCGGTGCGTCGCAGCTATCAG CTCCACACTCAGGAGGAACTGGCTGTACGCTGGGCTCGCTATCTCTCCCACCTGCAGGGCGGCGCTACCGAGCTCCACCACGTCTTCACCTGCCTCAGGACCATCGACTACACACAC attGACCCGTTGTTGTTGATGAAGGCTGCTCTGATCCTGCAGGCGTGTCAGCGCTGCCCCCTGGTGTTAGCAGGGTGTATCCTCCACCGCGGCAG aaTGGTGACCACACAGATGTCTCCAGAGCTGACGATGAAGGTGATGGTGCATGAAACAGAGACGTACAGCCTACAGGTAAACTCC AAGCCATCCAGTGGGAGGAGCTCATTTCTGGCCACGCCCCATTCCAGCACAACGACGATGCCGGTGTTTCTGACGCCTTCTGAGCTGCACACGCTACGCCGCCCTCTAGTGGACAACTCCGCGTCCTGCAG ATCTGAATCTCCTGAGCGACCAGTGAAACCCCGCCTCCTTTCTCGCACTCTCTCTGACACTCCGATCAACGACCCATCGTCCAGTCAGATGCTCACGTCCTCCCCTGACTCCTCCCTCTCTGATGATGCGAGCTTCAGCTTGTGTCCCTCGTTAGCGAGTATGTCGTTTCGCTCCAGCGTGGCGAGCCAGCCAGGAGAAGGAGACGACGCTGCCGAGTCACATGACCACGCCATGGCCAATGAGGTGCTTCCGTTTGAGGACGGCGAGCGGGAGCAGGTCGATGATGTCAGCGCCGGGTATCAGAACCACAGCAGCAGTGAGGATGAGAATCTCCGAGACgatgaagagaaggaggaggaaggggCGGGGCAAGAGAGTGATGTCAGAGAGAGGAGGAGCGACggagaggaggagtgtgtgagggggtgTGAGGAGCGTGACGTGGTTCTCGAGCCCATGCTGCTGTATGAGCACCGGGTCAGAGGGCTCGTACTCATGCTGCTGGTGGAACCCAGCTTCGACACACACCCTaacgccaaacaggaagtg tACCACAGCAGTCTGGCGTCTCTGAACGGACTCGAAGCTCACCTGAGGACGATCCCACCTCCGTCCGAGATCCCCGCAGCGCCGTACACTTTCGCCCACTACGACCGCATCCAGAACACACTCACca cgAACATGTCTGGCCGTTCTACCGGACTTCAGGATCGTCTGTTTGTGAAAGCTACAGCTCTTCTGCACTCGCACTTCTCACACGAGGACATGCTGCAGGAAGCCAttatcag aagCGCCAGCTGTGCTCTCTACGCCACTCGCACTCCGGCTCAGGAGACCTTCTTCGTCCAGCAGGGGGCCCCCGCAAGGAATTCTGGGATACCGAACGGCCAGGACAGCGCCTTCTCTCTGCCGAGTAAAGCTCGCCATCGCTTACTCAAACATGGAGTCAACCTGCTCTGa